The region AGGGATAAGCACAGACGATCTTTAGTTGTAAAGGGAAATTCAGAGATCAACTGGAGCCTTATTGTATTACAACAGGAATACACTGACCAGACCAGACGGGCCTTATGTCAACTGCTGccatattctgtgtttctgtttctatctACTAAAGAGACCATTTTTTTCTCTAATATTTCTAACATTTATTTACCCGCTGCTCTTGGTATATACGGTTTCGTACCAGATAAAGCATATGGAGACTGGTCCCTGCCACATAGTATTCAGATGGAAAGTATGCTTTTGTCAGTCATGACCAGCCTCTCAGAGCACCAGTTCTCCTGCTCTTGATTATATCCTTAGTGGCTCAGTCTTCAGCTGGCTATATAACTAAGGAAATACAGGGATACTACTCAAGAGTTTCATGTCACTTTCTCAGCACCCGATAACTACTGGGCCTCAAATGAATAAAAATTGGCAGACATGGGGAAGGTACTAACAGAAGTGAGATGCATCAGTTTTTTTGGTCTAGAATTATTGACTTGCTCCCAGTGAGAACTGTATCTAGTATAGTGTAGCAGCAGGCAAAGAAATGTTAATGCTCCTGCTGCTGGCACTGATTATTCTCCTTCATTTTCTGGTCTTGGATAAGTTCTATTGCACTTGAAATGCTAGAATTCTGAGTGGCGTATACTAAGGCATAACTGCTGCCTATCTTCTTTACCCCTCTAAGCTGCAAATTACCATATGAAGAGTGGTGCCATTTAGTTTGTATATTGCCATTGGATGCTTTAACAACTAGGCATAGTTGGAATCTTTGTAACTCCACAGCCCGTGAATATGGAGAAATACAAATGGCTGATCATCTGCTTGAGGAGTATTCCATTCACCGTCTTGAAGGCGGATGGACTTCACTCAACCGGTTTACTACTGACGCACTGGATTGGCTGAGGCCTGTCAAATTCAACAGCCGACTGCTCATATCAGAAGCACAGCAATGCAAGTACTAAATTTCTAAAATGAGGAACAGCCTTTGAGCATATGGGAAGGGCACTCCTATAAACAGTCTCAAAGGGCCTATTGCAGTCAGATAGTTTACCTGTAAATCCTGCCAGGATTGCTGCTGGTATGACAGGTTTGTCTTGCTCCACTGGGTCATTTCTGTCCTGAATGTAGTCCTTGAAAGACATGGTTGGTTTGTTTATGCACAGGGACTGGCTGCAGTCCTCTTCAAAGCTCTCAAAGGACGGCACCCGCTGCATGTCCACTAAAGACGACTGGCTAGTCCAAGACTGAAGTAGCGAATCTGTACTCTCAAAGCTCTCGGTGCCACTGTCCCCAGAGTCATGGTCTGTGGATGCCCCTAAAAAGGGATGAAGAACATGGTGTGAGATTTATAAGAACAGCCAGCATCAAGCTCAGCACTCATTAGTAGATGGCTGACAGTGGCTGAATTTTATGGGTTTTAAAATGGAAGATCAAAATCAAGCGATATGATTGGTTAGTTTGCCTCCACCCATGTAGCCCCATAGTTCCACAGGTCTGTTAAAAATTCTTCTAGATATAAAAACACTGGAGGCTCTTGTCACTAGGACAGGTCCTGTCAAGCCACTCTCACATAGCATTATCCAATAGTAAAAATGACCGGAAAGTGAgaatatttttgccatttttttcaaCCTCCAGCATTATGAAGGTGAACTAGATGATCACTAGTTAGTGCAAAATTAAAAAGGAACTGAAGGCATCAGATTGGTTCAGGCCTTAGTCACAAGCTAATATGCAAAAGCATAAATCAAACAAATGATTCCTGGAGACTGTATCTGCTGACTCTCACCAGAGTTATTGAGGAATATGCTCATGTTGCTCCTTGTGAAATCTTGACTCATGGAGCAGTAGCTGTTAACACTGACAGTCTCCAAGCAAGACTTGGGGTATCCCTGAAATTCCTGGTCTGGAGGGCACAGATCAGAGCCCACTGGCGCCTGGCACAGCTCACTCAGGAGATCCGCTTTAGGATAGCTAGGCACCTGCGCGGCACACTGGAGATGATCCAAACTGAAACCTATAAGACACAAAACGCAAGGGCTATTATTCTCATTTTCGCTTACTGATGTATTTGATATTAAGAAATATTCTCCTGTTTCCTCGTTGTTAGGTTTCTTTCTTTAAAGAGAGTAGACTAAATACCTATGCGAGAATATTGCACAGCTAGCATCTTAGAATAAAAACCGCTCAACACTGCCCCGTGTAGCATCCCTGGACTTGTGGCCATGCATATTGGTGCTCAGAGGGATGTGGCTTCTGCTTATTACATTTAAGAAACAGCTCCAAAAATGAACTTCGTTATGTTAGATGCCGTGGCATCAAACCAGCGATTCAAGTATAATGCCAAGGTTCCTCGTTACATTCCAAGATACCTGTCTCATGAGTTTGTAAACCCAAATACATCACTTACACACCTGTAAAAGCACTAAAGATATTCATGGATTTCTCAGCAAGGAAGAGATACTCAGCAAGGCACACGTGACAACAGTCAGACCAATTATTAGCTGGTGAGATAGACTGGCCCACTACTTGCCTTACCTAAACTTAAACTGGTTTTATGCATACTTCCAGCCAACAAGGAACAAGTACAATTATTTTTCTATATATAATTTCAAACTAAAGAGTTTCCTGTACCACTGGCAAAGCAGGAGAGAGTGGCAAGGTTACAGAATGCTTTGGTCCCTggctatattttaaaataagattATAAAACCATCTCGGAATATGAAAATGTGTAGATGCCAGATTTTCATGTGAGTAAGAATGGCAAATGATAATGCTTCTACCCTAAGAGGTGCGATTACTGTCTGCGATAAGCAGAAGCATTCAAGATGACTTTTATTCTGTAAGGTATATCACCGGCAGCATCTGTTATCTTGCTTGGTTTTGCCTCTAATCACACCTTCCACCCTCCACGACCAGGATCACTGACGGCATGGCAGAGCAACACTAGAACATCCAACAGGCTTGCTAAATCGGTGACTGGTAGGTGCTGCCACACAATGCACAGTCACACAATGCAGCCATTTTCCCATCCTGCTGGGGCTTGAGCGCAGACCCTCTGTGGTGTGCCCGACTCCCCACGAGACCCAAACAACTCTTCCATACCACTGTGCAGGTCGACAGAGCTGGCCCTCTGTTAAAACAGAACTTACTCAGAACAAGAACTTACAGGAAAACTAAATCTGACACTCCCCACATAAAGCTAGTTTAAAGGTGAAAAGAGGCTTTGACTGGATTGGCTCAGTTAGGGAAACTTACCCAATGAGTTTGTATTGATCCAGTGCGTACCCGAAGTGAGATGTGAATTACACAGATACTCATCCTCTGCCTTCGCTTGATAATCTGAAATCAGAACCAACATTTTGGTGTTCACATTCAACAAAGGACCTCATCTACACCCTGCTAGGGGGAGCATCTTTGAGGTTTCATGTGCCTTTGGTCCAGATTACAGCCACCAGCATCGAAATATTTAAAAGCTATTCTTTAACCACTCTCACTGCTATGAATCTAAGTGAACCAGAGCTCTGCTCTATAGATCCATGTGTTAACTCCGTGAAGGTATCACACTGATGTGTGAAGCATGAACGAAGGGTGGACTTTGAACgggagaatttttttaaaataagatttaaaaaaattatgtacAATTTGCAAAATAGGAACTATAGTATATTAGgacaaaaatgaaagggaaagcaTGAATAAGACCCAAAAAGATACTAATTaatccaaaaaaccccaaacggGCAAGGTGCTATTTTGAGGAATCTGGATATGGTGTGTGTGCTGAAAATGTTTGCTTTTCTATTCAGTGTCTCCAGTTCCTATGGCCGACTACCTGTCCCATTACCTTTCATCATCTGCTCTAGGTGTTCCCAGAGAATATCGCCCACAAAGTCAGGAGCCAGATCCAGGAAGCGCTCCTTTCCCAGATTGCAGAGGGCCTGGCCGTTCACGATAAACCTCTGGAAGTTCACATTCTCCAGGCTGAACTCGTTCACTGCCCACAGAAGCCACTGGCACACCTGGTTCTCAGTCCACGACCACGGATCTGCAAATACAGCAGAAGGAAACCTCCATTAGAGAGACATGCTGGAAAGGAAGCTGCAAGCCTTCCAGAAAATCTACTGCCACTGCTTTGTGCAGGCTACGTTACAGGAGCGCTCAATCTTGCCACAAAGGCAATGCTGCTTCATGACAAACTCAATCCCCTGTACAAGGTCTTTGCCAGTTTAAGGCATGTGGATTAACTGAGAATCTCACAATTCTTCTGATCTGGTATAATCGAATAGCGATGGGGTTACAGTCTCATGTAGTACAGTACAATAAGGCAGACCTGTAGTTCAAAGTCTCTGAGTTTAAAAATGCTTGCTGGATATGCAACATAGGTTAAAGAATCCAGTTTGATAATTCCCGGGATGATGACAAAATagaaaaggtagattttaaagccCTGTCAACTCCCTTTCTCCTGTGTCTAGATTCTGTCTGCCCTAGGAGATAGGAAGCCACTCCTTGCCTTCAGCCCCCtccagggacagatttaggattttgccacccctccGCCCCATCTCCCACCGGAGAAAGGTTGGATAACAGGCACAGACTCAGCGCTCCTATCGCAGCTCgagggtagattctgtggcaaaaatgtgaaaattctgaTGTGCACTGACAAACATTTCAGCTTTTATATCGCATTATAAATTGTCCTTGTGCCTggatatttagatttatattccgtttttcgcactttttcagcacttcaaagcggattacattcagatactgcaggtatttccctatccccagagagctcacaatctaatgttttgtacctgaggcaaaggagggtaaagtgacttgcccaagatcacaaagaAAGACaatgggactcgaaccctggtctcctggttcgtagcccaatGCTCTAAATcactaggcttctcctccacAATTTACAGTCCGAGGAAGAAAGGATCTCAAGGTATCAGTACAGGGAAGAGATCtcagggaaggagagaagaggaggagatgagaggacCAAGGATGGGGAAAGGACCGGAGAAGAACTGGAGACGGATAGTCGAAGAGTGAAGGGGGTGTGAGATTAGGAATTCAGGATGGgagaaaaggaaggagagagagggaagttctgggattgaggaggggaagggctgaATAAGGAAACAGAGAGCTGTTTTCTGCTGAGATTCAGCATGGCTGCAAGGCAGGAAGTCTTCAGCCAGCTTGTGTCCCCCTAGAATTTTGCCaccttaggcacaggcctagtgtgcctattgacaaatccaggcccgGTCCCCTCTAGCCTTGTGCATAGTGCTGCTGACAGTCCATCCACTTCAATCCCGACCACCAAAAATCACCTGACACCGAGGAACGCCTTTCCCACTCCCCAGCCTTTCTACTTGGCACAGCTCCTCAACAGGGGCGCCTCGCAGGCCGTTACTATGAAGCGTTTTAAATCCCAATGTACTGACAATCCGCTGAAGAGCGCAGAGTCACTGAAACGGCCACTTACTGCTGGGAATGCCAAGCCGACGCTGCTCCTTGGCGAAGCCATTGAAAGTGGCTTTCAGAGCCTGGCTCATCACCGCCTTGCTGCATGGTGTCAAGAGAGGCAATTCACAGCTGTTCAAGTCTAAGAAGGGAGTAAACAACCTGTTATTATACGGGACAGTATTTAGGATTGCAGGTGAAGGGAAGAAAAAGTTGGTTACACTCACTCAgttagaaataagaacataagaagttgccatactgggtcagacagagggtccatcaagcccagcgttctgtggccaatccaagtcacaagtacctggcaagtacctaaacattaaacagatctcaagctactactgctggcaacaagcagtggttacTCCctattgattagtagcagtttatgTATTTCAAGATATTCATTTGTGGGGGGGTGCATTTTTTATTAATGTGCATACTACGTAGATACTTTTACCATGTGTATTTAATAGCTCATTTTTCATCCCggtagttttcctttgaaaaattagcataaaatacGGGCACTAAGGCGAAACACATATTTTGCACCTGCCAATTGTGTGGATGGCTAAGATGGGGCTACCAAGGTATACAATAACTGAgggaaaataatcaaatattgGTTCCCCAATATACACAATTACCCAAATAAGGAGAACCTTATATCATATAACATGTAtcatttaaaacacacatttatttaagaaAGACACAACTTAATATAAACCCACATATACAGTCATACATTTAAAATATCACAAACGTGAAAGTCATATAGGCAGGAAATATTCATAAACAAGATGTAAacataaacaatataacattcaGATGAATCATCCATATATTGTATTAAAGTGCTTCTAAGTGCAAGTTCTCGTAGCTTTCAGTTTCACAGCTCTCCTCCGTTAAATTCATGAAGGAGGACTGTGAAGCTCAAAGCCATGAGAATTTAACGGAGGAGAGCTGTGAAACTGAAAGCTACGAGAACTTGCACTTAGAAGCACTTTAATACAATATATGGATGATTCATCtgaatgttatattgtttatgtTTACATCTTGTTTATGAATATTTCCTGCCTATATGACTTTCACGTTTGTGATATTTTAAATGTATGACTGTATATGTGGGTTTATATTAAGTTGTGTCTttcttaaataaatgtgtgttttaaatgaTACATGTTATATGATATAAGGTTCTCCTTATTTGGGTAATTGTGTAAGATGGGGCTACAGCTTTTGAAAACCCATGTACACGAGCGATTCTCCTCTTCCCTTGAGAACGTCTTTTTTAGCCTGACTACAAGCATGCACATTCTGGAAATTCACGCTGAGCAGAGGGCAGCACTTTTTAGccaggtaaaaataaataaagttactaGTTACTTGAacaaaaggctttgaaaattgctctctgcgTGTATATGAAAGTCCCTCTTAGTAAGGCAGCCTCACAACTATGAATCGAATACTGGGGTACATCTATATTGTTCATCATCAGAAACCACTGCCCGACTTTCAAATTGTGAACCTAGTACAACCAACACAGCCAAACCCAAAaggaggaaattttaaaaaatcagagAGCCTGGCCAAAGCGTAAACCATTTTATTAAGAGAGGCACCCAAGAATGAAacttaaacaaaaacaaacaaactggtaacaagcagaggaggagagaggtggcAAGCAGATTCTGTGAGGAAGACTAGTTACACCACTGCTTTACATGGCTACAGTACGAAGACCCACACACCCCAAATTCAACAAGACGGCTTACCATGAGAAACGGCGTCCAGACCTGTCGGCACCTCTTGCTCTTCATCGAATGAGGAAAATAACCCCGTGAGCAAGGAAGTGGAGCCACCGAAGACATCAAAGGCAGCCTGGCGctgaaaaagagcagaaaacGTAAACAAAATGTTAACTCCATTAGCAGTCACAATTTAATCCATATTCTCTAAAACCTTCCACGGTTTGGTTTACTAATATTCATCTTTGCCAAGTCTATTCCTAgatctcttcctgggcctaaggCCATCTCCATGCTTCCTGCCTCTAGATGACTGGCCAACAGTTTGTCGTCTCACTGGCCACGGGCTTTGGTGGGAGGGATGGAAGGGAAGTCTCCTACCAGAGCGAGCCCCGTCAGTGCCCCTCTTGGCACCTGTAGCAGCGAGGGGCACCTCCATGATCTACCCAAGCCGTCATTCCCAGACAGGCAACTCACACAGAGTCCTCTGCATGCCAGTTGAGCCCTGCGGCTGGCTCCATACAACATGATCTTTAACACTATTCTGCTCACTgtatggttaaaaaaaacaaaccaaaaacctaaTAAAATGATCCTTCCCTACTGAACACTATCCTAGTGATTAAAatcttattttttaataaaataattataatgtTCTACCAAGTAAGTAGGATGACTAAAGAAGGCCGGCTTCAGTTCTGGGCGTAATTATATTCCATCTCATTTACACTCTGTAAAATGGACTTGCATCAGCCCAGAGCACATTCTTTCCTCGTGCTTCATAGCTACAGAGGAGCATTAGCCATTCCCCCAATAACAAAGCTTATTCATCTCAAGTGTTACTACTACCAACATAAAGCTGCAGCCAGAAGAGGAGTGCTTCAGTAAACATAAGCCGtgaccaacaccaccaccacccagaaACCCAGGGCACTCTATAGACCAAACCGAGAGTATACGGATGTCCACTCATGCAAGGGTACTAGGCATTTCACACCCCTATCACTGGAGTCTTCCAGCTAAAACACGACACCAGAGAGATTATAGGACAAAAAACACGGGCACATCCAGAGGCTTTCAGTCAACA is a window of Rhinatrema bivittatum chromosome 15, aRhiBiv1.1, whole genome shotgun sequence DNA encoding:
- the ETS2 gene encoding protein C-ets-2, giving the protein MMDFEMKGMDQVAPVYNGYRGTLKRQAAFDVFGGSTSLLTGLFSSFDEEQEVPTGLDAVSHDLNSCELPLLTPCSKAVMSQALKATFNGFAKEQRRLGIPSNPWSWTENQVCQWLLWAVNEFSLENVNFQRFIVNGQALCNLGKERFLDLAPDFVGDILWEHLEQMMKDYQAKAEDEYLCNSHLTSGTHWINTNSLGFSLDHLQCAAQVPSYPKADLLSELCQAPVGSDLCPPDQEFQGYPKSCLETVSVNSYCSMSQDFTRSNMSIFLNNSGASTDHDSGDSGTESFESTDSLLQSWTSQSSLVDMQRVPSFESFEEDCSQSLCINKPTMSFKDYIQDRNDPVEQDKPVIPAAILAGFTGSGPIQLWQFLLELLTDKSCQSFISWTADGWEFKLTDPDEVARRWGRRKNKPKMNYEKLSRGLRYYYDKNIIHKTSGKRYVYRFVCDLQNLLGYTAEELHAMLGVQPDTED